CACTTTGGAGTCTCCTCAAACTTGGGCTCTACAGAAGGAATGGGAGAGAGAAAATTCCTATTAGtctttttttattccatcttCAAACAACACAATTAATTTGTAATTCAAAGAAAACTAACTATTACATTGGCAAGCTAAAGCAGTACATTGCAGTCTATGCCCCCTCCTGACTGATTAAATGTGGGCAGCAGTAAACAATAAGTACGCTGGAGACAGGTCTTTTTCACCTTGAAGGAGTTATGTATAAAGGCTAAGCCTCAGTAATATTCTGCCTAAACAGCTTTTAGTGACACATGGGATAGGGGAGAAGACAGCAGAGAAACTGAAGAGGTCAACCAGAACATTACTGGACAAGTATTTGAACAAGTaatctctcttctcttcctttcattAGTGTACCATCAGAGTATGTTAACAGAGAGGAGCACACTATTTCAACTCAACTCAGCAAGATACTCTCCATGTGCAAACACTGACCAAGGAATTCTTGATGTGAAAGGTACAGGCTCACAAAGGTTAGGGCTTTGGGCACTTGGGCTCCTAATGCCTGCTGTCTTCAATACAAAGTCTGGGAGGCAAGGGTCAGCTTATAGTAAGCATCCCTAAGGTAAAAATAATTGATGTTCCTACTCATATAATTACTCATATTAAGTATAATTTGAAACCTAATTGAAATTAGATCAAGAATAGGCAATAGTGGCAAAAGAACAAAGTCATGTTGTGTCTGTATTTTGCTCTGTTCCTATGGTCAcacaaattctttttccttacaAAAACAAGTAAAATTTCAATATGCATAGTTTCACATatgacacaaaaataaaattgaatgtAGAGAAACTACATCCCTAAAattgtggaaaaataaaacagaaaaaccatAGATCCTACTTTACAGGTAGTCTTGTTTTATCTCTACCAGTAACAACCTCACACCAACTTTACCCAACTGAAATACTAccaaaatccaaaatattttcaggtgtGTTCCAAGTCTGGAATTCCCAGACAGTCTGATCAGAACTACAAGTTGCTGACTATGGTTGCTAGGCCTTGGCTGGCTGCCAGATACCCACCAAGCTTCATGCTGTCTGCCCTTTCCCTTCCACACTAAAACAAACTTAGAGCAGTTAAACAGAAATCATATCCAAATAGCTGAGGAAAAAGGTTTAATGTAATTTAGCCACAAAATACTCATAAGTAAGGAAGTTAAGTCCTATGTTAATTTTCTGAAATCAGTGGCTTTCCAGAGGAGCTTACAAAATCAAAAAAGTCACAGTTTGGATGATGTTAAGACTAACTGATATTCACATTATATTCTGCTGATCTTTTtggcaaaatgagaaaaatacaaTCCCTAGGCTATTTCTAATTGACCTCTCTCTTTAGGGTGTCTGAAGGACAATCAAGATAGCCTGATCTGACTGCAAGTTTTGTAGTATAATGAAGACCACATCCCCACTAGAAAAGGCAAATAATCAAAATAGGAGTCACATGGAAACAGATGTGAACTGTGCAAAAGCATAAGATTCCCAGAGGGCATTTTACACAAAATTAATGGTACAAATATAAACTAAAGGGGAATTTAAGAAACCCGTGTCTCTACTTGCAATTAGAATTCAGTGAGATTGTTAACTCACCCTCAAACTTAAATTCTGGAAACTTGGTGAGATCTCCCTCACCATACGCCCGTTGGAGTCTTGCAAGGGATTCATTCATATCTTTTTGAAACTCAGGTCCTGCATCAACAGGCCCTCCAGCTTGCCTAATAAACATTAAAAGTTGTGATTAACAACTCAGTTCTATTATTTCACATGGAAAATTCTACGTTTTCAAGCCcatttataaattaaaacctttttaaCAGCCagtcaaagaaataatttaaaatatttccaaaactcAAGATATGACACCTTAGGGCCTCCTTACCTTACACACAAACAAGATTCTCAGGGTAAAGGTTTTCTGctgtcagtgaagaaattccAATTATCAGGGATGAAAATCCAAGCCTTATGAGGCAAAATCACTGATGAGTACGGAGGCTCTCCTGGCTTATAGTTTTGTTTGTTCCAGGTGTGAATTCCTAACAAAACTGATTTGCACCTCTTCTGTCTTTGAACTAGTTATCTCATTTAGTAAAGCTTAACTGTTCTTGccaagaaaatgcattttaaacacTAAAGAAGCAAAAATCCCTTCTACAACAGGAGCTTCTTGGCATTCAAGCATCGGATAACTAAAATAGTAACTCCTTAGATTGCCAGCACTCAGTTGTACCAGCACAGGATCCATGCTTAGGATTGGTAAAACGACCAAATATCTGCCTCCCTACACAGATGGGTTAGTAGGTAGGGATAGACACATCTTCTATCACTTGAGCTAAGAAGCATCTTAATTCCTTCCCAGGAATACTTCCCAAGAATAAATCACACAGAATTACTTTAGTTTTCGTTTCCTGGTCAGCAGTTCATCCAAACATTACAAGAAACTAAGATTCCATTTGAAGGAACTGCTTATTAACTTAAGCAGTTAAGTAAATGGACTATCCTGATAATTCCATTAATTCTTAATTGGTTTTGGAGGCTATTTCCATTCAGCTTCTGGAAACAAGACTGCAGGATAACTGTTTTccccagccaaaaaaaaacaacaaaagaaagggTTTGTTTAGCTTTCCCCCCCCCTTATTTATAGAACATGTAGATGGGTAAAAATTAACATACCAGTACATTCATGCAGTGTGCAAGAGGCCTTAACTGTGTGGCTTAACTGCCCAAGAAGAATGGCatcagattttttcttttttaaggggaaaaaaactggTATCTTCTATTAGATATGCAAGAACAACCCTTCCCAATAGCAAAAAGATAAGTGTTGCAGGAAAACACACCTTAAATATTTACGGACCAGCCTACAGAAGTACCAAACACTTCAGGTCTGATGTTTTTATGTCAAAATCAACAGATTTTCCCCTTAAGACAATTTACTTTACTCACTTGCTCTTCGTGTTGTACTCTCTGATCTTGTCCACGAAGAGCTTCTGGACGGGGTCGAGCTCTTTTGCCTTGTTGAAGACAATCGCAGAGAGCCCAATGTTCCTGCGCAGGTGAACGGACACAGCGGagtggaaaagggaggaaagccGCAAGATCTGCCGCAGGATCATGATGGCACTACTACTTTAACCGTTAATAAAACGcgaaaggaagaataaaaaattagtCTCGGCGATataataaatgcatttaaaaagcaggaaaaaaaatagcttggagctattaaaatacagaaaagtatttttaaaatatgtcctTTAAGATATTGTTAAGATAAATgcataagaaaaaagaaaaatgtacttTGGAGCTGAGCTTTAAAGCAGAGAAGTATTCAAAGGTTATTTAAAACAGCatgggggggaggggaaatTCCAGCAACCACTGAACCCGAGGGCACCGTGATCCCACGGCTGCAGCTCCGCGACCCGGTTCAGTACCGCGGCTCGGTACAGAACCGCGACAGAACAACCCAGACAAACCGTGAATTCCGTTCTTCGCGTTGtttaagtaggaaaaaaagaagacactTCCAACCCCAGAGTCACCTTGGCCGAGCCGCTGCCTCCGCTCGGCCCCGCCGCCCTCGCAGTGCGCGCCGGGAGCCACcaccccccccccgccccttgCACCCGCACAcccggggctgccccagccGCACACACTGCCCGGCCCCGCTTAGCGCCCGTGGGACCTGGCTAAGTACGGGAAGAGCCGCAGGAAGAGCCCAGCACGCACCGTCCCCGTACAGAGCCGCCTCCAACTGAGGGAAAGGGGCTCAGGGCCTTCCGGAGCCGCGGGGGCTGCCGGGAGCCGTAGTTCGTGCGGGGGCGCGGCGGTGTCGCGCGTTTCCCCGCGCTGGGCCTGCGCGCCGCCCCGATTCTGGCGCAGCCCGCTCCTGGACCCGCTCCCGGAGCCGGTCCTGCACCCGGAGCTGGGGGAGTTCCCGGACGCGGACGGACGGCGGGACGTGTCGGTGCGCCGGGCGagcggacggacggacggacggacggtgGCGGCGGCGGGTGAGCGCGGCCCGGCCCGTGTTTTGTTTCCGTTTCTCTCCCGGCGGCTCCGCGGTCCCATTTCCGTTTCGGGTTCAAACAACGACGCGGAGGCGCCGCGGGAAGCGGGGCCCACGGGGAGGTGGCGCCTTGGCGGCCGCGGGGAAGGGCCCCTGGGATCAGGGATCGAGGGCTCCCGCCGCGGGGATCGCGAGGCCTCCCCGGCGCCTGGAAACTTATGCCCGCTTGTAAAAGCCCTGTTTTGGCTGAAAGCTTAACAGGATGTGTGGCGTCTTGTGGCTCTCCCCTTGCAGTGGTGAGAAGCCCCTCGAGTgatgtgtccagttctgggccagTCTTTCCCAGAGAGACATTAAGGGGGCTGGAGGAAGTCGAGAGGAAGGCAGCGGAGTTGGGAAAGGGTCTGGAGCCCAAGTCTGatcaggaggagctggagggacTCACCCCGGGGAAAAGGAGGCCCGGGGAAGACCCTGTATCTCTTTACAATTCCCAGACAGGAGGTTGCAGCCaggtgggctctgctcctccgCAAATCAGTAATAAAAGAGTCttaggctgtgccagggaaggtttaggttggacagtaagaggaatttcttcactgaaggggtgattagacattggaacaggcagcccagggaggtggtggaaccaccatccctggagatgctAAAGGAAAGTAccactggatgtggcacttagtgccatgcTCTAGGTGACATGGTGCTCAGCTGATGTTCATGGTGTTCAGTCATGATGAttttgaaggtcttttccaacctaactgATCCCATGATCTTGCATAGTTTGCTTCCTAGTGTTTGGCCAGGTACAtgctgcacagacacagctcccagTTTGGCTTTATTTTCTCACTTCAGGCTGTTGGTAGGGAAGTTAAACCCATCAATTCTGGTGTGATTTTCCCCCACCCTCTTCAGTGCTCCACTGTCTCCATCATAAAACTGAACTGGCTCATGATTGTAAAAGCTGATCTGTAAAGGACGGGCTGTCTGCTTTGCTACCTGCTTTGTGTTGGTGTCTATAATTTGGATAATATGGATGGATAGGAACCACGTGCTGCACACAccagagcttctctgggcacagaTAACTCCAGTGACTGGGCTTCAGTATCAGCTGATTATGTGTAtgagctccagagctggagccCATCTCACAATTACCTGCTGGGGTAGCAAACAGTTCTGCTCATAGAGTTTGTGCCCATTTCACAGTGGGCTCATTCCTTGCTTAACTCCACGTGTTCTAGGAATAAGATAGATCTTAAACAGAACAGGGGGACTACTCTCCTTACTGTAAAAGATACTGGAGTAACACTGGGCTGTCACAAGGGAAAAAGGCTCTGTTGACACATGCCTTCTTGTATGTTAGGGGAGGTCAGCTTTCTTCTTGGCTAACTGGTAAGTCTTAGGGCTTGTTAGGTTGAAGGAAAAAGTAGAAACAAGCAGAAATCAATAGGCTGAGCCTTCCAGCAATCAGCCACAGGTTTTATGTTCCTTTGAACAAGTACTGCTGTTGAAGTGTTCTGCCACATGAACCCTCCATGCAAGCCAGGCTCTTTGAGCCTTCTTGTCTCTCAGCAGCCttcagggaaggggaaggaagttCAGTCCCATCTGAACCTATATTCACTTTCAAACTCTGCATCATCCTGTAGGAGCAAACCGCTAGACTTCATGTGAAATGTTCATATTGTAAGAAATCTCTTTATGCTAGTATAGGGAAGACTGAATAATTTTCCCCTTTAGGCTTCTGTGAACTTTAATGACTTTATGTGTTTACATTATGTTGTTATTCTTTATACCCATCTCCCTTCTTTGTGTCTGTGCTCAGCAGAACcatctttcttcctctttgtgtGCCTGTTATTTGTGCACCTGCTTTTTGTGCCTGGGTTCCTctttcctgtccctccagggATCTGGAAATATAGCAAAGCCTGAGGGATTCAACCATGAACTGCCTTTGAAGAGGGAGTGAGCAGTGACTAGTCCCAGCTGCCAGTTTGGAGTCCAATCCACAGGGACTTCTAAATGCCTTAACTAAGTCTGtactgctgctgtgggcagtaATATTTTCTCACTCCCATCACTCTGCATTTAGCTGTATTGAATAATTTCTGGCAGAAATCTATCAAGGTGGTGAGTTCTTTCTGTAAGTTTGCACTGTTTTCTCAGTAAATAACGTATAAATatgtgaaaaaacagaaatcccAGCCTAAAGCCTTTGTGACCTTACTGGTAAACTCCCTTCATCACAAAAAAGACAATTTacctttgctttgtgtttttaatCTGATTGCTGTAGGGGGACACAGTATGGATAAATGAAGGTAAtgtagaatgtaatcttatcccccaaTGAGTTGCAGCTGGAACCAATTACTAAcaattaggaacaggcctgatcttaacaggccacacctgtagccaataagagcAAATGGCATAAAAGAGTAGGTTAGGAGGACTTAGAGGAGTCAGCTAGCTACTGCAAGGACCAAGAAGAGTCagtgctcagaggagctgcctgtgagaaacaTCGAGGAGGTAGGAAACTCTGAGACTATGGAATCCTTGCACcataatgataatagaactgTTGTAATAGATAAGACAACAGATTGCTAATGCAGGAAAGACATTCTCCCCTTTTTTATCATATCATTTTGCTTCTTTGGGAGTTTTCAGCAAGAGACATTGCTCAAATCTTGggttggaaatatttttttacagtcTGGCAGATCACCTGTAACTGGGTGTCATTGCATTCAGATATTTAAGCCTGTCTGCATTCTTCAGAAGCTGTGTTTCAGTCTTTCCCATTTATCATGAGAATAATACACAAGATTAAGTGATACAGGAATTGGATTCCTGGGGCCCTAATCAGTGGACACTACACTGGCCCTTTGGAGATTTTCACGGAGCCAGATCTGTGAACAGgttctgggtttgtttcttgTGGTGAGATGTTCATAGGTGTTTTATTTACTTCCTATTGGTAGTTTCTTACAGAATCAACCACATCGAGCACTTGATTTCTTGACAGCTAATCTTACAAAACAGTTTTTGAAGGAGATGATGAGTAGTTTGAATTTCTTTAGACAATTTATGTAACAGCTGTAAAACATAGTTGGTTGCTACTGCTTCTGAGAAGTTTTAAAGATTAATGCATGTCCTTATTGTCTTGTTTTCAGTAGATACTCTTGCTAACAGTTGGTTTGGGATAGAGTAGTACCTGGGAAAGGATGATTCCAGGATGGCAATCTTGGTGACCTCTTCTATTTTGGCTATTTAAATAGTAgtaatgttttgctttttctcctgtgttggttttttttttttttcttccagtgtaCTTCTAATTCCTATTTCTTTTGCTATGAATTCATGCTGTTATTTATTGTAAACTGTTAATataatttggtttggtttttatcaTATACATTTCATAGTTATGGTGTATGTGCTGGTTAGTGAAAAATAGTAATACCAGACTAACTATGTCTTACAGACCAAGTGCTGTAATTCTTTGTTTCCCACTTATGTTCCCAAGAGGTTCCAGTGTTCTACAGGGCATGAAAATCTGCAGTGTTAGTGAGAAAGTCGTCACAGAATAGCTTTTCATTTCATTACTAACATCCTGCTTTAGTGTGGGACTTCACAGGATACATTCATTGTGTTCATGTCATCAGCTGTTCACCTGTGGGAGGCATGGGTGGAAAGATGAGATAGTCAACAAACACTTTGTTGTTGACTTTATTTGCCTATGAAGAAATCGTTCATCTTCTCCCTGAATGCCTTCTGCAGCATTTCATGTAAAATGCTGCTCAAATTTATAAGCATCTTTCAGCCATGCTGGGAAGGTAGTTTGGATTTTCAGATGTGCTTTGCTGTAGGTGGCCTgtagcaacaacaaaaaaaaaaatccataaatttGGGTGCCTCCAAGCGATGGAGGCTTTGGGCTCTGTGTAAATGTCTTAATAGTCCCATGTTTGCTTCTAGAGCATTTATTTGAGAACAGCCATAGTAATATATTTTGTGAAATATGAATTAggttttggatttatttttggcTTTCAAAGGCTATTCTAGTATTTGATTCAAAAAATGTGGGATAGGACACAAAATATTGTCTAGTCTTGTTGGTCTGTGACttacacaaaaaaatcttttctgttcATAGCTCTGTTCTTAAGACATTGCAGCCATGACTaagagagaggcagaggagctgaTAGAAATTGAGATTGATGGAACTGAGAAACAGGAATGCACTGAAGAAAGGTATGTACAATCTTTGCTTTTGGGGATCCTTGGGCAGCAATTAATTGactaatttgtttttctgtttcttgtctAATTAAACAGTGGTTTTCCAGAAGTTGAGATGTAGCCACTATAGGAAATCAGTATAGTGCTGTCATGTTCTTCAGCCTTAATTATCTAAATCCCAAACTGTTTTGGTTATCTCTTGCTGTGTTATTAGTACTTTACTTTTCCTATTTTCATGTCTGTAGTagtatgtttgtgtgtgtgctgcaaaCCTTTCAGCTTCAGTGGATCCTTCTGTAATTGAGATTTTTCTATATCTCTATATTAGAGATAGAAAAATCTATCTCTTTCTATATCTCTAGTCCTTTGCTTTACTGTTATACAGGATTTGTACAGGATGATTTGTTTTTAACAGGGCAGAAATGATGCTCGGTATCTACTATACTGTTGTTAGGGCCATTGAAATTGTGCATACTGAAGTAGGATACCCTCTGATTTAATT
The nucleotide sequence above comes from Molothrus aeneus isolate 106 chromosome 2, BPBGC_Maene_1.0, whole genome shotgun sequence. Encoded proteins:
- the ATP5PF gene encoding ATP synthase-coupling factor 6, mitochondrial, with the protein product MILRQILRLSSLFHSAVSVHLRRNIGLSAIVFNKAKELDPVQKLFVDKIREYNTKSKQAGGPVDAGPEFQKDMNESLARLQRAYGEGDLTKFPEFKFEEPKFEETPK